From the Neoarius graeffei isolate fNeoGra1 chromosome 1, fNeoGra1.pri, whole genome shotgun sequence genome, one window contains:
- the LOC132867382 gene encoding uncharacterized protein LOC132867382 → MRKGRSRAADGRHINNLMLLDRDEVQRLIMSQDATRFMQPLRGTPAYWTKTLKDVHAMVRQIGKPTFFATFSAAEMRWPEVIEVIKAQQGELGDFSELDWKAKCDILRSNPVTVMRMFEKRVDALMTNLILSPAQPIGEVEDYFYRVEFQARGSPHIHMLIWIKNSPKFDDASDDEVAAFIDRYISCEMPDPETDLELHGIVSEVQVHSRNHSKSCKKGNVACRFGFPKLPVDETFITRPPVVRPSGVLDENQDEAAARERREKRAIAKKRKKAKAKLQQVRDLLMDAGASFSSLTELLDRCGLTRKQYRKLFDRAANSNVVVLKRHPNDCWVNQYNPDLLRAWNANMDIQYVVDDYSCIMYMMSYVSKPEHEMTQFLKNVIKDVKQSNVNERDEMKQIMQAYVKHREVSAQEAVARTCSLRLKRCSRSVVFLQTDEEGLKMSHPIGRLKQMEPGSEEVWMSGLPDKYAYRPVEPEFEHMCMAEFASEYRVLYGQQTESRSGIPLLHDMGFVQKRTGKPAIIRFPRFSEQKTPEKFYRRLLKLYLPHRSDDDLRDEAHPTYEQFYKCGQKYGVRVRAIVDRNKQRYEGQGRKLDEALEQYRVHGPIVNELDCYAPEVEADRLECLAEREPDDEREDQEEVPEYEVKKDGRSSMPRIEAPQLSPDFVRKMYQSLNETQASIFYSIRQWCFELVWGRDVEPFYYFLTGGAGCGKSHVIKCVHQEATRILRELPRFRDHADMSQPAVLLTAFTGTAAFNIAGVTLHSVLKLPRSLKPPYQGLGNALDEVRAALSNAEILIIDEISMVSKELFAYVNWRFQQIRGNKKPFGGISVLAVGDFYQLPPPGRAKPLCVYEETEFDLWKDHFKMVVLTEIMRQKDDRAFAELLNRLRVKQKRDPLSDEDRRLLTQAVADIKDCPVDRLHIYATNKEVDRHNSATVASLHEDAIDIAAQDYRKMPTTGCMTMVFAVKGNQRDLPDNIMAAQGVRVMLTRNLDVEDGIVNGTFGTISHIVMTEREPKYVKLIGLQLDNPTAGQRFRKKILGPSDNLAYIERSEENLSSKKGVVRRQFPMKLAFACTAHKVQGMTMASAVVCLKRIFEPGMAYVALSRTTSLGGLTVCDFDEKKIYADPEIKMAMESMPRASFQSCRPLLSFLQSVQQTPKVLTIVHHNTQGLPCHMVDLRAHHELQRADVLCLTETHLSGSSVAEIFQLEGYAMFPRSRQLSYNSCVDMAKKDGGGVAVYCRDYVQAEPRRYMQQVTDLEFVVVKIKAPVKVLLATVYKPPNFQLGIFLQNLKNLLDSLAILNHQPIVVCGDFNEDLLSKGKKSIKDLFQSRGYTQLIKESTTEKNTLIDHIYISHPDKCLQSGVLQTYYSYHSPVYCILTD, encoded by the coding sequence ATGCGCAAAGGCAGGTCCAGAGCTGCAGATGGCCGTCATATTAACAACCTCATGCTCCTGGACCGAGACGAGGTGCAACGGCTCATTATGAGCCAAGACGCAACTCGGTTTATGCAACCTCTTCGAGGCACCCCGGCTTATTGGACAAAAACGCTCAAAGATGTCCACGCCATGGTCCGGCAAATTGGCAAACCCACGTTTTTTGCAACGTTCTCCGCTGCCGAGATGAGATGGCCTGAGGTCATAGAGGTCATAAAAGCTCAGCAGGGAGAACTAGGGGACTTTTCAGAGCTCGACTGGAAAGCGAAATGCGACATTCTGCGGAGCAACCCCGTAACGGTGATGCGCATGTTTGAAAAGCGAGTCGATGCTCTGATGACCAACCTTATCCTCTCACCAGCACAGCCCATTGGTGAAGTAGAGGATTACTTTTATAGGGTTGAGTTCCAAGCTAGAGGAAGTCCCCATATACACATGCTGATCTGGATAAAAAACTCACCCAAATTTGACGACGCCTCTGACGACGAAGTAGCGGCGTTTATAGATCGCTACATCTCGTGTGAGATGCCTGACCCCGAGACAGACCTGGAGCTCCACGGAATTGTCTCGGAGGTTCAGGTGCACAGCAGGAACCATTCCAAGTCCTGCAAAAAAGGCAACGTTGCCTGTAGGTTTGGCTTCCCTAAACTGCCCGTGGATGAAACTTTCATCACTAGGCCCCCTGTTGTTCGCCCCTCTGGAGTTTTAGACGAAAACCAAGACGAGGCTGCTGCTAGAGAACGGAGGGAGAAGCGGGCAATCGCTAAGAAGCGAAAGAAAGCCAAAGCCAAGCTTCAGCAAGTTAGAGACTTGCTCATGGATGCAGGCGCTTCATTTAGCAGCTTGACGGAGTTGCTCGACCGATGTGGTTTGACGCGTAAGCAGTACCGTAAGCTCTTCGACCGCGCCGCGAACAGCAACGTCGTGGTCCTGAAGCGGCATCCGAATGACTGCTGGGTTAATCAGTACAACCCAGACCTGCTTCGTGCCTGGAACGCCAACATGGACATTCAGTACGTCGTGGATGACTACAGCTGCATCATGTACATGATGTCCTATGTGTCGAAGCCAGAGCATGAGATGACTCAATTCCTTAAGAACGTCATCAAAGATGTAAAACAGTCCAACGTAAATGAGCGTGACGAAATGAAGCAGATTATGCAGGCCTATGTTAAACATAGAGAGGTCAGCGCTCAAGAGGCTGTTGCTCGCACCTGCAGCTTGCGTCTGAAGAGGTGCTCCCGCTCCGTTGTGTTCCTTCAGACCGACGAGGAGGGTCTGAAGATGAGTCACCCTATTGGCAGACTCAAGCAAATGGAGCCGGGTTCGGAGGAGGTGTGGATGTCGGGCCTGCCTGACAAATACGCCTACAGGCCTGTCGAGCCGGAGTTCGAGCACATGTGCATGGCCGAGTTTGCGTCGGAGTACAGGGTGCTGTACGGGCAGCAAACTGAAAGTAGAAGCGGCATCCCCCTCTTACACGACATGGGCTTTgttcagaagaggactgggaaacCAGCAATTATTAGATTTCCTCGCTTCTCAGAGCAGAAAACACCTGAGAAGTTCTATAGAAGACTGCTCAAGCTTTATCTCCCACACAGATCCGATGACGACCTGAGAGATGAAGCACACCCGACCTACGAGCAGTTTTATAAGTGTGGCCAAAAGTATGGCGTGCGTGTCCGAGCCATCGTAGACCGCAACAAACAACGCTATGAAGGTCAAGGTCGGAAGCTTGACGAAGCGTTGGAACAGTATCGGGTGCACGGCCCTATAGTTAATGAATTGGACTGTTATGCGCCTGAAGTAGAGGCAGACCGGTTAGAGTGTCTTGCAGAGCGAGAACCTGACGATGAGCGTGAAGACCAAGAAGAAGTTCCTGAATACGAAGTCAAGAAAGACGGGAGGAGCTCCATGCCTAGGATAGAAGCGCCGCAGTTGAGTCCAGACTTTGTGAGAAAAATGTATCAAAGTCTGAACGAAACGCAGGCTTCTATCTTCTACAGCATACGTCAGTGGTGCTTTGAACTTGTGTGGGGTCGTGACGTCGAGCCGTTTTATTACTTTTTGACCGGGGGAGCTGGCTGTGGTAAATCGCACGTAATCAAGTGCGTTCACCAGGAGGCAACGAGGATTCTGCGTGAGCTCCCCAGATTCCGGGACCATGCAGACATGTCCCAGCCTGCGGTGCTGCTGACCGCCTTCACTGGCACAGCAGCCTTCAACATCGCTGGCGTAACGTTGCACTCCGTCCTCAAACTGCCAAGATCCTTGAAGCCACCGTATCAAGGTCTTGGAAACGCCCTTGATGAGGTCAGAGCGGCGCTGTCCAACGCGGAGATTCTCATCATTGACGAGATCTCCATGGTTTCCAAAGAGCTGTTTGCCTACGTCAACTGGCGTTTTCAACAGATCCGAGGAAACAAGAAGCCGTTCGGAGGAATTTCTGTCCTTGCTGTAGGTGACTTTTATCAGTTGCCGCCTCCCGGTAGAGCCAAGCCGCTGTGTGTGTACGAGGAGACGGAGTTTGATCTCTGGAAGGATCACTTCAAAATGGTCGTCCTTACAGAGATCATGCGACAGAAGGACGATCGGGCTTTTGCTGAGCTCTTGAACCGCCTGAGAGTGAAGCAAAAGCGCGATCCTTTGAGCGACGAAGATAGACGGTTGCTCACACAGGCAGTGGCCGACATCAAGGATTGTCCAGTAGATAGGCTGCATATATACGCCACCAACAAAGAAGTTGACCGTCACAACTCCGCCACTGTAGCCTCCCTCCACGAGGATGCCATTGACATCGCAGCTCAGGATTACCGTAAAATGCCTACGACCGGCTGCATGACGATGGTGTTCGCCGTTAAAGGTAACCAGCGAGACTTGCCTGACAACATAATGGCTGCTCAAGGAGTACGTGTTATGTTGACCAGGAATCTCGACGTGGAGGACGGAATTGTTAACGGAACATTCGGAACCATCTCGCACATTGTGATGACGGAGCGCGAGCCAAAATATGTAAAGTTGATTGGACTCCAGCTGGACAATcccacagcaggacagagattccGCAAAAAGATCTTGGGTCCCTCAGACAATCTGGCCTATATTGAAAGGTCTGAGGAGAACCTGAGCAGCAAAAAAGGCGTTGTTCGTCGCCAGTTCCCCATGAAGTTGGCTTTTGCCTGTACGGCCCACAAAGTACAAGGCATGACGATGGCGTCGGCGGTTGTGTGCCTGAAACGCATCTTCGAACCGGGCATGGCTTATGTAGCTCTAAGCCGCACAACTTCGCTGGGAGGTCTGACCGTCTGCGACTTCGACGAGAAGAAGATCTACGCCGACCCCGAGATCAAGATGGCTATGGAAAGTATGCCTCGAGCGTCTTTCCAGAGCTGTAGACCGTTGTTGAGTTTTCTTCAATCCGTGCAACAAACTCCAAAGGTTTTGACAATTGTCCACCACAACACGCAGGGTCTGCCATGTCACATGGTGGACCTGAGAGCGCATCACGAGCTCCAACGAGCGGATGTGCTTTGCCTTACAGAGACACATTTGTCGGGGTCTTCTGTAGCTGAAATTTTTCAATTGGAGGGGTATGCCATGTTCCCACGTAGCAGACAGCTGTCTTACAACAGCTGTGTGGACATGGCTAAAAAAGATGGAGGTGGAGTTGCAGTGTACTGCAGAGACTATGTGCAAGCAGAGCCTCGCAGGTACATGCAACAGGTCACGGATTTGGAGTTTGTTGTTGTTAAAATCAAGGCTCCGGTCAAAGTACTATTGGCGACGGTTTACAAACCGCCAAATTTTCAATTAGGAATCTTTCTCCAAAATTTGAAAAACCTCTTGGACTCATTGGCCATTTTAAATCACCAGCCCATTGTTGTTTGTGGCGATTTTAATGAGGATCTTCTttcgaaaggaaaaaaaagcatcaaagacttatttcagtccagaggttACACTCAATTAATTAAAGAGTCCACCACCGAGAAGAACACGCTGATTGACCACATTTATATCTCACATCCTGATAAGTGTCTTCAATCAGGTGTTCTCCAAACGTACTACAGTTACCACAGTCCGGTTTATTGTATTTTGACCGACTAA